Proteins encoded together in one Argiope bruennichi chromosome 1, qqArgBrue1.1, whole genome shotgun sequence window:
- the LOC129972214 gene encoding uncharacterized protein LOC129972214: MRSGDLLIEVSTRKQAQNIQKVKALATIPVTISPHTSLNTSQGVITCGEIFNLPLDYIQDELKSQGVIKVRRTTIRREGQILETKHHILTFKSPKLPDFIYAGYIKLPVRPYIPNPLRCFKCQRFGHSKANCRGTVTCARCSEKGHESQQCSAPEKCVNCKCEHTSYSRLCPRWKLEKQITTTKFKEEISYPEARKKVLAQTPLPGVSYASVVQKSFCENCSCGNCTKKAKQIKSQKSSDSDTEESINNISDSGKPDKKQRKSKSNKSLKLKLAKRGLSKSDLSLKLKKTVSKNSVALGLASQGIAHRDLTSIFGVLISNFILLRMRMNLG; the protein is encoded by the coding sequence atgagatctgGTGACTTGCTTATCGAGGTCAGTActcgaaagcaagcccagaaTATTCAAAAAGTGAAAGCTCTCGCCACGATCCCTGTTACTATCAGCCCTCACACATCATTAAACACGTCTCAAGGCGTCATTACTTGCGGGGAAATATTTAACCTCCCTTTAGATTATATTCAAGACGAGTTAAAATCACAAGGTGTTATAAAAGTTCGCCGCACTACCATCCGGCGAGAAGGACAAATACTCGAAACCAAACATCACATCCTCACTTTTAAGTCACCAAAACTGCCAGACTTCATATATGCAGGTTATATCAAGCTACCTGTCCGGCCATATATCCCAAACCCACTTAGATGTTTCAAGTGCCAGCGTTTCGGGCACTCGAAAGCTAATTGCCGCGGAACTGTTACTTGCGCTCGTTGCTCTGAAAAAGGGCATGAAAGCCAACAATGCTCGGCTCCAGAGAAATGCGTAAACTGCAAGTGCGAGCATACTTCTTACTCCCGGTTATGTCCACGCTGGAAACTGGAAAAACAAATCACCACTACCAAATTTAAAGAGGAAATTTCATACCCCGAAGCAAGAAAGAAAGTACTTGCACAGACACCGTTACCTGGTGTAAGCTATGCATCCGTGGTCCAGAAAAGCTTTTGTGAAAACTGCAGTTGTGGAAACTGCACTAAGAAGGCTAagcaaataaaatctcaaaaatcgtcgGATTCTGACACAGAAGAATCCATAAACAATATTTCTGACTCTGGAAAGCCAGATAAGAAGCAAAGGAAATCGAAATCTAACAAATCCctaaaattaaaacttgcaaaGCGAGGACTGTCAAAGTCAGACCTATCTTTGAAACTAAAGAAAACCGTTTCTAAAAACTCTGTAGCTTTGGGACTTGCTAGTCAAGGGATAGCTCATAGAGATTTAACATCCATTTTTGGAGTCCTGATCTCAAACTTCATCCTTCTGAGGATGAGGATGAATTTAGGATGA